Proteins encoded by one window of Pempheris klunzingeri isolate RE-2024b chromosome 14, fPemKlu1.hap1, whole genome shotgun sequence:
- the LOC139213209 gene encoding C2 domain-containing protein 2: protein MSDFESSGSYFGLEDPQWLCMVTLFIASLVTLILYFVQYFQQRGVGSKPRAAEDNAAEEEAASLLGWALSLKSWKSQWRGAWCRALNDESRKCGGPVLLTFEEEGLESSELTVGQVSSFQKSVRNKATSCSVVGEKLQFSVSAASTALATADPWKYAVCIAPLELQLDLQMQEAEDEVKLSWGLSNLETRELQVTPAFTQDNANTSSVAAVKEQLRQLLCATRPSVLLSCRPAQASEAKEARNNVVSPPKPPRAHDWKLLVKNIRVTLNQEEDAAGSMNPLCVLQLDDPPQRFNTSVLKNTNNPAWDQPFIFELNGLSKELSIQLMNDGQPQENSLLGQVSVPFDLVKKQPKGQQTFALMTKDIVTGSLITEFTYLEPSEVRSWHPPTPASSKRVEMDRTVMPCGTVVTTITAVKSKPGRPLPLGLSIDPAHKAVANKPKLSERRVSEQASMLGATVSKALSSSDTELLMLNGTDPVAEAAIRQLHQSAKQKLKSPVKKSTIIISGIAKTPLSQDDELALMAGYAAAMDASMSEGSSTQDVTTAIATGTSSPPEESEPQEGPSGIGRPPEDWESQTGEELHHTSLSMCVSEASCKKSRGSFLQKSAKLFFRRRHQRKDPGMSQSHNDLVYLESPAAVERASRTATLSRMLNRKSKNKSKANGSTSMGEPHA from the exons ATGTCCGACTTTGAAAGTTCCGGCTCATATTTCGGTCTGGAGGATCCGCAGTGGCTATGCATGGTCACTCTGTTCATTGCATCCCTGGTCACTCTGATACTGTACTTCGTGCAGTATTTCCAACAAAGGGGTGTAGGAAGTAAACcgagagcagcagaggacaaTGCGGCGGAGGAGGAAGCCGCCTCTCTGCTGGGATGGGCGCTGTCGCTGAAAAGCTGGAAAAGTCAGTGGAGAGGAGCTTGGTGCAGGGCACTGAATGACGAATCAAGGAAGTGTGGG GGTCCTGTTCTGTTGACATTCGAGGAGGAGGGCCTTGAGTCATCGGAGCTCACGGTCGGCCAAGTGTCCAGCTTTCAGAAGTCTGTCAGGAACAAG GCCACTTCCTGCAGTGTGGTCGGGGAGAAGCTTCAGTTCTCCGTCAGTGCAGCTTCGACAGCCTTGGCGACGGCAGATCCTTGGAAGTATGCAGTCTGTATCGCCCCACTGGAGCTGCAG CTTGATCTGCAGATGCAAGAGGCTGAGGATGAGGTCAAGTTGAGCTGGGGACTGTCCAACCTGGAGACAAGGGAGCTGCAGGTGACACCAGCTTTCACCCAG GACAATGCCAACACTTCCAGTGTAGCAGCCGTAAAGGAGCAGTTGAGGCAGCTCTTATGTGCGACGCgtccctctgtgctgctgagctgcaggcCTGCTCAGGCCTCAGAGGCCAAG GAAGCCCGCAACAATGTGGTTTCACCCCCGAAACCCCCCCGCGCCCACGACTGGAAACTGCTGGTGAAGAACATCCGGGTGACACTGAACCAGGAGGAAGATGCTGCAG gcAGCATgaatcctctgtgtgtgctgcagttggATGATCCTCCGCAGAGGTTTAACACATCTGTTTTGAAGAACACAAACAATCCTGCCTGGGACCAGCCATTTATTTT tgaACTGAATGGACTTTCAAAAGAGCTCAGTATTCAGTTGATGAATGATGGACAACCTCAAGAAA attcCTTACTTGGTCAGGTGTCAGTGCCTTTTGATCTTGTTAAGAAGCAGCCCAAAGGACAGCAAACATTTGCACTCATGACCAAAGACATAGTGACTGGATCACTTATTACTGAG TTTACCTACCTGGAGCCCAGTGAGGTGAGGTCCTGGCACCCTCCCACCCCAGCCTCCAGTAAGAGGGTGGAGATGGACCGTACAGTCATGCCCTGTGGCACCGTGGTCACCACCATCACCGCGGTGAAGAGCAAACCTGGTCGACCACTTCCCCTTGGACTCAGCATAG ATCCTGCCCACAAAGCGGTGGCCAACAAGCCCAAACTGTCAGAGCGTCGTGTTTCAGAGCAGGCGTCTATGCTGGGGGCCACAGTCAGCAAAGCCCTGTCCTCTTCTGACACTGAGCTGCTGATGCTCAATGGCACGGACCCGGTGGCTGAGGCCGCCATCAGACAACTACACCAGTCTGCCAAGCAGAAGCTCAAGTCCCCAGTGAAGAAgagcaccatcatcatctctgGCATTGCCAAA ACGCCCTTGTCTCAGGATGATGAGCTGGCTCTGATGGCGGGCTACGCTGCAGCGATGGACGCCTCCATGTCAGAGGGCAGCTCTACTCAGGATGTGACCACAGCGATTGCAACAGGGACCAGCAGCCCTCCAGAGGAGTCTGAGCCCCAGGAAGGCCCCAGTGGAATAGGCCGGCCTCCGGAGGACTGGGAGAGCCAAACCGGAGAGGAACTACACCATACCTCActatccatgtgtgtgtctgaggcgAGCTGCAAGAAGAGCAGAG GCAGCTTCCTGCAGAAGAGTGCCAAGCTCTTCTTCCGGCGGCGTCACCAGCGCAAGGACCCGGGGATGAGCCAGTCCCACAATGACCTGGTTTACCTGGAGTCTCCGGCTGCAGTGGAGCGGGCCAGCCGAACAGCCACGCTCAGTCGTATGCTCAACCGCAAGAGTAAGAATAAGAGCAAAGCCAATGGCTCTACCTCCATGGGGGAGCCACATGCGTGA
- the atg101 gene encoding autophagy-related protein 101, with product MNCRSEVLEVTVEARQVEEAMLALLHTILLHRSTGKFHYKKEGTYSIGTVGTLDFDCDFIDFTFVRVSSEELDRVIRKAVSEFKDALSNSGSDGMGQISLEFYQKKKSRWPFSDECIPWEVWSIKVNVVNLANEQERQICREKVGEKLGEKVINVVEVINRHEYLPKMPTQSEVDNVFDTSLKDVQPYLYKITYQITDSLGTSVSTTMRRLIKDTLAL from the exons ATGAACTGCCGCTCTGAAGTCCTTGAAGTAACGGTGGAGGCGAGACAGGTGGAGGAAGCTATGCTGGCCTTGCTGcacaccatcctgctgcatCGCAGCACCGGGAAATTTCACTACAAAAAGGAGGGGACCTACTCCATCGGTACCGTGGGCACGCTGGACTTCGACTGCGACTTCATCGATTTCACCTTTGTCAGGGTGTCCTCAGAGGAGCTGGACAGGGTGATCAGGAAAGCTGTGTCTGAGTTCAAG GACGCTCTCAGCAACTCTGGCAGCGACGGCATGGGCCAAATCTCCCTGGAGTTTTACCAGAAGAAGAAGTCTCGCTGGCCTTTTTCTGACGAGTGCATTCCCTGGGAGGTGTGGAGCATCAAGGTCAACGTTGTCAACCTGGCCAATGAACAGGAGCGACAGATCTGCAGGGAGAAAGTGGGCGAGAAGCTGGGCGAGAAGGTGATCAACGTCGTTGAGGTTATAAACCGCCACGAATACCTGCCAAAGATGCCCACCCAGTCCGAAGTGGACAATGTTTTTGATACCAGTCTCAAAGATGTCCAGCCATACCTTTACAAAATCACATACCAGATCACTGACTCTCTGGGCACCTCCGTAAGCACGACAATGAGGAGGCTGATTAAGGACACCCTGGCACTGTGA
- the zbtb21 gene encoding zinc finger and BTB domain-containing protein 21 produces the protein MESLVHYSNPSHALSVLGVLNEQRLRGQMCDVVLVVADQKYQAHKSVLAASSEYFQSLFTRMDAESLQVVNLDFCEPDAFEIVLNYIYSSSLFVDKGSLAAIQELGYSLGIPFLTNIVSTRPHASYCVSRKRLSFSEGDENDVQTKSVIVCRVRNDTTHPSRSNYQRKTSERSSSPHSIRESAQPPSEHNLYESVRKPVSRKSSEPSEAAERKSTYPYTSILKGNPSHITCVRPQLTSSVSFSDAEVQHIGLQSATDQDTKEEDEEQEPLYHTKVPLQGQAGEPSQTIDRSGPLIKSLLRRSLSMDSPVPVFSPTLELKELQNREQSVVKMASKASGPETSAHNGNSKRTSPLVLRSKCPSRYVEETQGDREVSVKAEPSSPLADPMDIIRITVGDALPVNLKDLQTNYDQDSRDDFSSLGKRRDRPDNRRYPFKKSKLFKEHTLSLAENMSETVPQSASDNSNKNSGEPPQNKIFKCWNCLKVFRSSAGLHRHVNMYHNPEKPYACDICHKRFHTNFKVWTHCQTQHGVVQNPASSSSSSVLDEKFQKKLIDIVREREIKKALLWKLKRNKQGLQSPALTKKRSRPSFICPYCGKVFVFQSQYRQHLRSHPAEKADQDTATESILYQEQDEIIQQKSTDAGVYSCRLCNMKLSSLFEQGDHERGCRHATVCPYCGLRFSNPAVKKDHEAHCKYKKLTCLECMRTFKSSFSIWRHQVEVHNQNMMTVKDQIHLRQQENNEEASEMLREEHYSDEPLAIGSSRENISYSDSSGPPMYDSEDSSSYVPEDLSMGHHGKLVVKEEPLEEAVSERDNTETAKTGPEEPGVWPCEKCGNLFSSRKDLERHQELLCHIKPFICHICNKAFRTNFRLWSHFQSHMSTANEPGAKEIDGQPSPLSPSPPTTPQNSERPSPQPSVLKSTQSAPAAAAVAEESSSPEPCSSSVSKAKRPELERRPSGSHSPLSRSNSMESPGGPQESDTLFYHAPSLSALTFKRQYMCKLCHRTFKTAFSLWSHEQSHSHM, from the coding sequence ATGGAGAGCCTAGTGCATTACAGCAATCCCTCCCATGCCCTCTCAGTGTTGGGAGTTCTGAATGAACAGCGCCTGCGGGGCCAGATGTGTGATGTAGTCCTGGTTGTGGCGGACCAGAAGTACCAGGCCCATAAGAGTGTTCTGGCTGCCAGCAGTGAGTATTTCCAGTCCCTGTTCACACGGATGGACGCAGAGTCATTGCAAGTTGTAAACCTGGACTTCTGTGAGCCTGACGCCTTCGAGATAGTTCTGAATTACATTTACTCCTCCTCACTGTTTGTGGACAAAGGCAGCCTGGCAGCCATTCAAGAGCTGGGCTACAGCCTTGGAATCCCTTTCCTTACCAACATTGTGTCAACAAGGCCACATGCATCCTACTGTGTGTCTAGAAAAAGGCTTTCGTTCTCAGAAGGAGATGAGAATGATGTCCAGACAAAGAGCGTCATTGTGTGCCGGGTCCGGAATGACACGACCCATCCCTCCCGCTCCAACTatcagagaaaaacatcagagAGATCATCGTCTCCCCACTCTATTCGAGAGTCAGCTCAGCCTCCATCAGAACACAACTTGTATGAATCTGTCAGGAAGCCCGTCAGCAGGAAATCATCTGAACCCAGTGAAGCTGCTGAGAGGAAGTCCACCTATCCTTACACCTCCATATTAAAAGGGAATCCGTCGCACATCACATGTGTTAGGCCCCAGCTGACATCCTCTGTGTCTTTCAGTGATGCTGAAGTGCAGCACATCGGGCTGCAGTCTGCCACGGACCAGGACActaaagaggaggatgaggagcaggagcCCCTCTATCACACCAAAGTGCCCTTACAGGGTCAGGCCGGTGAGCCAAGCCAGACTATTGACAGGAGCGGGCCGCTCATAAAAAGCCTACTCCGAAGATCTTTGTCCATGGACAGCCCTGTTCCAGTCTTCTCACCCACACTGGAGCTCAAAGAGCTGCAAAACCGTGAACAGTCTGTTGTTAAAATGGCATCTAAAGCATCTGGGCCAGAAACATCTGCTCACAATGGCAATTCAAAAAGAACATCTCCTCTGGTTCTCAGGTCAAAGTGTCCCAGCAGGTATGTTGAAGAAActcagggagacagagaggtcaGTGTGAAAGCTGAGCCCAGCAGTCCACTCGCTGACCCCATGGACATTATTCGAATCACAGTCGGAGATGCGCTGCCAGTCAATCTTAAAGACTTGCAAACAAATTATGACCAGGATTCCAGGGATGACTTCAGCTCTTTGGGGAAAAGAAGGGACAGGCCAGACAACAGAAGGTACCCGTTCAAGAAGAGCAAACTATTTAAGGAGCATACCCTCTCACTCGCTGAGAACATGTCAGAAACAGTACCTCAGAGTGCCAGTGACAACTCTAACAAGAACAGTGGGGAGCCGCCTCAGAACAAGATCTTCAAATGCTGGAACTGCTTAAAGGTTTTCAGGTCCAGCGCTGGACTACATCGTCATGTAAATATGTATCACAACCCCGAAAAGCCGTATGCTTGCGACATCTGCCACAAGCGCTTCCATACCAACTTCAAAGTGTGGACTCACTGCCAAACTCAGCATGGTGTAGTACAAAACCCAGCctcatcctccagctcctccgtGCTGGATGAGAAATTTCAGAAGAAGCTGATAGACATTGTgcgagagagggagataaagaaGGCCTTGCTCTGGAAGTTAAAGAGGAATAAACAGGGTTTGCAATCTCCTGCTCTCACCAAAAAGAGATCAAGGCCCAGCTTCATATGTCCTTACTGTGGGAAAGTATTTGTGTTCCAGTCTCAGTACAGACAGCATTTAAGATCACATCCTGCTGAAAAAGCTGACCAGGACACAGCGACCGAGAGCATCCTCTACCAGGAACAGGATGAGATCATTCAACAGAAGAGCACAGACGCTGGTGTTTACTCCTGCAGGCTTTGCAACATGAAGCTATCTTCTCTCTTTGAACAGGGCGACCATGAGAGGGGCTGTCGACATGCAACCGTATGCCCCTACTGTGGCCTTCGCTTCTCAAATCCAGCGGTCAAGAAGGACCATGAGGCACattgtaaatacaaaaagctgACGTGCCTGGAATGCATGCGGACCTTCAAGTCCTCCTTCAGCATCTGGCGCCACCAGGTGGAGGTCCACAACCAAAACATGATGACTGTTAAAGACCAGATTCACCTGAGGCAACAAGAGAACAACGAAGAGGCGTCTGAAATGCTCAGGGAGGAGCATTACAGTGATGAGCCCCTAGCTATTGGGAGCTCAAGAGAGAACATCAGTTACAGCGACTCCTCGGGTCCACCCATGTACGATTCGGAGGACTCCTCGTCCTATGTGCCTGAGGACCTGAGCATGGGCCACCATGGCAAGCTGGTGGTGAAGGAGGAGCCGTTAGAGGAGGCTGTGAGTGAGAGGGACAACACAGAGACTGCCAAAACTGGGCCCGAGGAACCCGGTGTGTGGCCATGCGAGAAATGTGGAAATCTTTTCAGCTCTCGCAAAGACCTGGAACGCCACCAGGAGCTGCTATGCCACATCAAACCATTCATCTGTCACATCTGCAACAAAGCCTTCAGGACCAACTTCCGCCTTTGGAGCCACTTCCAGTCCCACATGTCGACTGCAAATGAACCTGGAGCCAAAGAGATCGACGGACAGCCCTcgcctctgtctccctcccctcccacgACCCCTCAAAACTCTGAGCGCCCCTCCCCGCAGCCCTCCGTGCTTAAATCCACTCAGTCGGCGCCGGCCGCTGCAGCAGTGGCCGAGGAGTCCAGCAGCCCAGAGCCCTGTAGCTCGTCAGTAAGCAAGGCGAAGAGGCCTGAACTGGAACGGCGACCCAGCGGCAGCCACAGCCCCCTGTCAAGGTCAAACAGCATGGAGAGTCCCGGTGGCCCTCAGGAATCAGACACGCTCTTTTACCATGCaccgtctctctctgctctgacgTTTAAGAGGCAGTACATGTGTAAACTCTGTCACAGGACCTTCAAGACGGCCTTTAGTCTCTGGAGCCATGAGCAGAGTCATAGCCACATGTAA